The Streptomyces europaeiscabiei genome window below encodes:
- a CDS encoding helix-turn-helix domain-containing protein, translated as MPPRPTATARQQRLGAELRKLRERADLSTRAAGQKLGVDPARISNIESGRFGVSADRVRAFALGYDCDDEPYVEALAAMTASRSRNWWDDYRDLLPPVLLDLSEMEERATALRTVQFTHLPGLLQTPDYGRLVFQQNVPALSPPLIEHRLSHRIKRQGVLYADGPKPYTGIIHEAALRMQFGGPEVMRKQLAHIAEMSEREHVAVLVLPFAAGIFPGAGQTVVIAEGPHPQLDTVQLDTEHGSEFLHAEAQLVKYRTIMGRMENLSLGPDPSREFIHTLIANL; from the coding sequence GTGCCACCGAGGCCCACAGCCACTGCCAGGCAGCAACGACTAGGCGCTGAGCTGCGCAAACTACGCGAGCGCGCCGACCTGTCCACTCGTGCGGCGGGTCAGAAACTGGGCGTCGATCCAGCCCGGATCAGCAACATCGAGTCCGGGAGATTCGGCGTCAGCGCCGATCGCGTTCGAGCGTTCGCACTTGGGTACGACTGCGACGACGAGCCGTACGTCGAGGCGCTGGCCGCCATGACCGCAAGCCGCTCCCGCAACTGGTGGGACGACTACCGCGACCTTCTGCCACCGGTCCTGCTGGACCTGTCGGAAATGGAGGAGCGCGCGACAGCGCTCCGCACAGTCCAGTTCACACACCTGCCGGGACTACTCCAGACACCGGACTACGGCCGCCTCGTTTTCCAGCAGAACGTCCCGGCGCTCTCGCCACCCTTGATCGAGCACCGCCTTTCCCACCGCATCAAGCGCCAAGGCGTCCTCTATGCGGACGGCCCGAAGCCGTACACAGGGATCATCCACGAGGCGGCCTTGCGCATGCAGTTCGGTGGCCCCGAAGTCATGCGTAAACAACTGGCACACATCGCCGAGATGAGTGAGCGTGAGCACGTGGCGGTCCTCGTGCTCCCGTTCGCAGCGGGAATCTTCCCCGGTGCAGGTCAGACCGTGGTCATCGCCGAAGGACCGCATCCCCAGCTGGACACCGTGCAACTCGATACGGAACACGGCTCCGAATTCCTGCACGCAGAGGCTCAATTGGTAAAGTACCGGACGATCATGGGCCGCATGGAGAACCTGTCGCTCGGACCCGACCCCTCCCGCGAGTTCATCCACACCTTGATCGCAAACCTCTGA
- a CDS encoding MafI family immunity protein — MEAVEYESKIEELLEESPIAAPSVAVDVRDLLTAGEFALAFDTMCSWIYEDELSISEEYYERLVQLSEDLGSRDLIARMRELVTG; from the coding sequence GTGGAAGCTGTAGAGTACGAATCCAAGATCGAAGAACTGTTAGAGGAGTCTCCCATCGCTGCACCCTCGGTCGCAGTCGATGTGCGCGACCTTCTGACGGCCGGCGAGTTCGCCCTAGCTTTCGACACTATGTGCTCATGGATTTACGAGGACGAGTTGTCGATTAGTGAAGAGTATTACGAGCGACTTGTTCAACTGTCGGAAGATCTTGGATCTCGCGATCTGATCGCGCGAATGCGTGAGCTGGTGACGGGATAA
- a CDS encoding winged helix-turn-helix domain-containing protein: protein MSGVVVGRRGRRPAGGGVPLTFEVVAETVRERIRSGGLRPGDALPTQAMLMQEFGASSLTVQKAMALLKQDGWAVSRPGKGAFVAHRDHGVDDADDFDSPEATALVSGAAARVEALERALAEAVEQIADLCARVEALESGGGGRGR from the coding sequence GTGAGCGGCGTGGTGGTGGGGCGGCGCGGGCGCAGGCCGGCGGGTGGCGGGGTACCGCTGACGTTCGAGGTCGTCGCCGAGACCGTGCGCGAGCGGATCCGCTCCGGCGGGCTGCGGCCGGGGGACGCGCTGCCGACGCAGGCCATGCTGATGCAGGAGTTCGGGGCGTCGAGCCTGACTGTGCAGAAGGCCATGGCCCTGCTGAAACAGGACGGGTGGGCGGTCTCCCGCCCCGGCAAGGGTGCCTTCGTCGCCCACCGCGACCACGGCGTAGACGATGCTGATGACTTCGACAGCCCGGAGGCGACCGCACTCGTCAGCGGGGCGGCGGCCCGCGTCGAGGCGTTGGAACGGGCACTGGCCGAGGCCGTCGAGCAGATCGCCGACCTTTGCGCTCGTGTCGAGGCGCTGGAGTCGGGCGGCGGCGGGCGGGGCCGCTGA
- the sdhC gene encoding succinate dehydrogenase, cytochrome b556 subunit, with translation MPAGTLYRGREGMWSWVAHRVTGVLIFFFLFVHVLDTALVRVSPDAYDKVVATYKTPIVALLEYGLVAAILFHALNGLRVIAVDFWSNGPRHQKTMLWSVVGIWLVLMIGALYPVLGHAVREVFGS, from the coding sequence GTGCCGGCTGGAACGCTGTACCGCGGCCGGGAAGGAATGTGGTCCTGGGTGGCTCATCGAGTCACCGGCGTCCTCATCTTCTTCTTCCTGTTCGTACACGTGCTGGACACCGCTCTCGTTCGTGTCTCCCCCGACGCCTACGACAAGGTCGTGGCCACGTACAAGACGCCGATCGTCGCGCTGCTGGAGTACGGCCTCGTCGCCGCCATCCTCTTCCACGCGCTCAACGGTCTTCGGGTCATCGCCGTCGACTTCTGGTCGAACGGCCCCCGTCACCAGAAGACGATGCTCTGGTCCGTCGTCGGCATCTGGCTCGTGCTGATGATCGGGGCCCTGTACCCCGTCCTCGGCCACGCCGTCCGTGAAGTCTTCGGGAGCTGA
- a CDS encoding EndoU domain-containing protein, with translation MHGDRTGGGHKWPGQPGKTVFPRGWDTDKILDGIADVATSPNSVRTQQTGRAGALYTRNGDPSRWKVEGVVDGVNIRVIYEPATDRIVTGFPYQP, from the coding sequence ATTCACGGTGACAGAACGGGTGGCGGACATAAATGGCCCGGACAGCCTGGGAAGACCGTGTTTCCGCGCGGCTGGGACACCGACAAGATCCTTGATGGAATTGCCGATGTGGCGACCAGTCCCAACAGTGTTAGGACGCAACAGACAGGCCGAGCTGGAGCCCTGTATACGAGGAATGGGGATCCGTCGCGGTGGAAGGTTGAGGGAGTAGTGGACGGCGTGAACATCAGGGTCATTTATGAACCTGCAACGGACCGAATTGTGACCGGCTTCCCGTACCAGCCCTGA
- a CDS encoding succinate dehydrogenase hydrophobic membrane anchor subunit yields the protein MSATETTASGIGPVEGAGELSGYSPDNPAPFIEPPRKRTKKTPRSTRGNFEMVAWLFMRLSGIVLVVLVIGHLVIQLVLDGGVSKIGFAFVAGRWASPFWQTWDLLMLWLAMLHGANGLRTVINDYAERPNTRLWLKGLLYTATVFTILLGTLVIFTFDPNIR from the coding sequence ATGTCCGCCACTGAAACCACCGCATCCGGCATCGGCCCCGTCGAGGGCGCCGGGGAACTCTCGGGCTACAGCCCCGACAACCCGGCCCCCTTCATCGAGCCGCCCCGCAAGCGCACCAAGAAGACCCCGAGGTCCACCCGCGGCAACTTCGAGATGGTCGCGTGGCTCTTCATGCGCCTGTCCGGCATCGTCCTGGTGGTCCTGGTCATCGGCCACCTGGTCATCCAGCTCGTCCTCGACGGCGGCGTCTCCAAGATCGGCTTCGCGTTCGTCGCGGGCCGCTGGGCGTCCCCGTTCTGGCAGACCTGGGACCTGCTGATGCTGTGGCTCGCGATGCTGCACGGCGCGAACGGCCTGCGCACGGTCATCAACGACTACGCGGAGCGCCCGAACACCCGCCTGTGGCTGAAGGGCCTGCTCTACACCGCCACGGTGTTCACCATCCTGCTGGGCACGCTGGTGATCTTCACCTTCGACCCGAACATCCGCTAG
- a CDS encoding TM2 domain-containing protein, which yields MTEQPQQPAQPPQPPQPGYGYPSAAPGQPGANPYDASKAGDPYGAPQGGYQQPGAGQPGYGYPQQGGYPQQGGYPQGGYQVPPAPGGAYTGDPNAPYGYDPYGRPYSDKSKIVAGILSLFLGTFGVGRFYIGHVGLGLAQLFTCGGFGIWALVDGIILLTGSNTTDSNGRVLRG from the coding sequence GTGACCGAGCAGCCTCAGCAGCCCGCTCAGCCCCCGCAGCCGCCGCAGCCCGGATACGGGTACCCGAGCGCCGCCCCCGGTCAGCCGGGTGCCAACCCGTACGACGCTTCGAAGGCCGGCGACCCGTACGGGGCTCCGCAGGGCGGCTACCAGCAGCCGGGTGCGGGCCAGCCCGGCTACGGCTATCCGCAGCAGGGCGGTTACCCCCAGCAGGGCGGTTACCCCCAGGGCGGCTACCAGGTGCCTCCCGCGCCGGGCGGCGCGTACACGGGTGACCCCAACGCCCCGTACGGCTACGACCCCTACGGGCGCCCGTACTCCGACAAGTCCAAGATCGTGGCGGGCATCCTCTCGCTGTTCCTGGGCACCTTCGGCGTCGGCCGCTTCTACATCGGTCACGTCGGTCTGGGCCTCGCGCAGCTGTTCACCTGCGGCGGCTTTGGCATCTGGGCGCTGGTCGACGGCATCATCCTGCTGACCGGCAGCAACACCACGGACTCCAACGGACGCGTCCTGCGTGGCTGA
- a CDS encoding TM2 domain-containing protein, whose translation MTVPTPDAPYGHDPKGLPYSDKSKIVAGVLQLFLGAFGIGRFYVGSVGVGVAQLLTCGGLGIWSLIDGILFLTSNDRTDAQGRVLRG comes from the coding sequence ATGACCGTCCCCACCCCTGACGCTCCCTACGGCCACGACCCGAAGGGTCTCCCGTACTCCGACAAGTCGAAGATCGTCGCCGGCGTTCTGCAGCTGTTCCTCGGCGCGTTCGGCATCGGCCGCTTCTACGTCGGTTCCGTCGGCGTGGGCGTCGCCCAGCTCCTCACCTGCGGTGGTCTGGGCATCTGGTCCCTGATCGACGGCATCCTGTTCCTCACGAGCAACGACCGCACCGACGCCCAGGGCCGTGTCCTGCGAGGCTGA
- a CDS encoding type II toxin-antitoxin system VapC family toxin gives MQPVILDTDVASLSHKRKLTGPLATRLIGRKPLITFVTFGELTKWTEIRHWGTRSRQELADWLSGIPILPGDEAVAATWGRLSAAGIQRGRPRPINDMWIAACALTYDLPLATLNLKDYEDFRTHHGLRILGTE, from the coding sequence GTGCAACCCGTCATCCTCGACACCGACGTCGCCTCGCTGTCCCACAAGCGCAAGCTCACCGGCCCGCTCGCCACCAGGCTGATCGGACGCAAGCCGCTGATCACCTTCGTGACTTTCGGCGAACTGACCAAGTGGACCGAGATCCGCCACTGGGGCACCCGCAGTCGCCAGGAACTCGCCGACTGGCTCTCCGGCATCCCGATCCTGCCCGGCGACGAAGCCGTCGCCGCAACCTGGGGCCGCCTGTCAGCCGCAGGCATCCAGCGCGGACGACCACGCCCGATCAACGACATGTGGATCGCGGCCTGCGCCCTCACCTACGACCTGCCGCTGGCCACGCTCAACCTCAAGGACTACGAGGACTTCCGAACCCACCACGGTCTGCGCATCCTCGGCACGGAGTAG
- a CDS encoding DUF2752 domain-containing protein — protein sequence MAERGLTTLRHPAAAPFAVAAAGLAGAAYLYGTNPHEPGHLLPQCPFRYVTGLLCPACGGTRMVYDLMHGQFSAAWHDNRVLLLAAPFALALLGRWAVEGLRGRRWRPELKPRTQALILGIAVTWTIVRNLR from the coding sequence GTGGCTGAGCGCGGCCTCACCACCCTCCGGCATCCGGCGGCGGCCCCCTTCGCGGTGGCCGCCGCCGGGCTGGCGGGCGCCGCGTACCTGTACGGCACCAACCCGCACGAGCCCGGCCATCTGCTGCCCCAGTGCCCGTTCCGCTATGTCACGGGGCTGCTCTGCCCCGCCTGCGGCGGCACCCGCATGGTGTACGACCTGATGCACGGCCAGTTCAGCGCCGCCTGGCACGACAACCGGGTGCTGCTGCTCGCCGCGCCCTTCGCGCTCGCGCTGCTCGGCCGCTGGGCCGTCGAGGGCCTGCGAGGCCGCCGCTGGCGGCCCGAACTGAAGCCCCGCACCCAGGCCTTGATCCTGGGCATCGCGGTGACGTGGACGATCGTCCGCAACCTTCGCTGA
- the sdhA gene encoding succinate dehydrogenase flavoprotein subunit — protein MKIHKYDTVIVGAGGAGMRAAIESTQRSRTAVLTKLYPTRSHTGAAQGGMAAALANVEEDNWEWHTFDTVKGGDYLVDQDAAEILAKEAIDSVLDLEKMGLPFNRTPNGTIDQRRFGGHSRNHGEAPVRRSCYAADRTGHMILQTLYQNCVKHGVEFFNEFYVLDQLITEVDGVKKSAGVVAYELATGEIHIFQAKAVIYASGGTGKFFKVTSNAHTLTGDGQAAVYRRGLPLEDMEFFQFHPTGIWRMGILLTEGARGEGGILRNKDGERFMEKYAPVMKDLASRDVVSRSIYTEIREGRGCGPEGDHVYLDLTHLPPEQLDAKLPDITEFARTYLGIEPYTDPIPIQPTAHYAMGGIPTNVQGEVLIDNTTVVPGLYAAGEVACVSVHGANRLGTNSLLDINVFGKRAGIAAADYSQKADFVELPENPESLVVEQIERLRNSTGNERVAELRRELQETMDANVMVFRTEQTIKTAVEKIAELRARYRNVAIQDKGRRFNTDLLEAVELGNLLDLAEVMAVSALARKESRGGHYREDYPNRDDVNFMRHTMAYREVGDDGTESIRLDYKPVVQTRYQPMERKY, from the coding sequence ATGAAGATCCACAAGTACGACACCGTCATCGTCGGCGCCGGCGGCGCCGGTATGCGCGCGGCCATCGAGTCCACACAGCGCAGCCGCACCGCCGTGCTGACCAAGCTGTACCCCACCCGCTCCCACACGGGCGCCGCGCAGGGCGGCATGGCCGCCGCGCTCGCCAACGTGGAGGAGGACAACTGGGAGTGGCACACCTTCGACACGGTCAAGGGCGGTGACTACCTGGTCGACCAGGACGCCGCCGAGATCCTGGCGAAGGAGGCCATCGACTCCGTCCTCGACCTGGAGAAGATGGGCCTGCCGTTCAACCGGACGCCCAACGGCACGATCGACCAGCGCCGCTTCGGCGGTCACAGCCGGAACCACGGCGAGGCCCCGGTCCGCCGCTCCTGCTACGCGGCCGACCGCACCGGCCACATGATCCTCCAGACGCTGTACCAGAACTGCGTCAAGCACGGCGTGGAGTTCTTCAACGAGTTCTACGTCCTGGACCAGCTGATCACCGAGGTCGACGGCGTCAAGAAGTCGGCCGGTGTCGTGGCGTACGAGCTGGCGACCGGCGAGATCCACATCTTCCAGGCGAAGGCCGTGATCTACGCGTCCGGCGGCACCGGCAAGTTCTTCAAGGTGACGTCGAACGCGCACACGCTGACCGGTGACGGCCAGGCGGCCGTGTACCGCCGGGGTCTGCCGCTGGAGGACATGGAGTTCTTCCAGTTCCACCCGACCGGCATCTGGCGCATGGGCATCCTGCTGACGGAGGGCGCCCGCGGTGAGGGCGGCATCCTCCGCAACAAGGACGGCGAGCGCTTCATGGAGAAGTACGCGCCGGTCATGAAGGACCTCGCGTCCCGTGACGTCGTGTCCCGCTCCATCTACACGGAGATCCGTGAGGGCCGCGGCTGCGGTCCCGAGGGCGACCACGTCTACCTCGACCTCACGCACCTCCCGCCGGAGCAGCTCGACGCCAAGCTCCCGGACATCACCGAGTTCGCGCGGACGTACCTCGGCATCGAGCCCTACACGGACCCGATCCCGATCCAGCCGACCGCGCACTACGCCATGGGCGGCATCCCGACGAACGTCCAGGGTGAGGTCCTGATCGACAACACCACCGTCGTTCCGGGCCTGTACGCCGCCGGTGAGGTCGCCTGTGTCTCCGTGCACGGCGCCAACCGGCTCGGCACCAACTCGCTGCTCGACATCAACGTGTTCGGCAAGCGGGCGGGCATCGCGGCCGCCGACTACTCCCAGAAGGCCGACTTCGTCGAGCTGCCGGAGAACCCGGAGTCCCTGGTCGTCGAGCAGATCGAGCGGCTGCGCAACTCCACGGGCAACGAGCGCGTGGCGGAGCTGCGGCGCGAGCTGCAGGAGACCATGGACGCCAACGTCATGGTGTTCCGCACCGAGCAGACGATCAAGACGGCCGTCGAGAAGATCGCCGAGCTGCGCGCGCGCTACAGGAACGTGGCGATCCAGGACAAGGGCCGCCGGTTCAACACCGACCTCCTGGAAGCCGTCGAGCTGGGCAACCTGCTCGACCTCGCCGAGGTCATGGCCGTGTCGGCGCTCGCCCGCAAGGAGTCCCGCGGCGGTCACTACCGCGAGGACTACCCGAACCGCGACGACGTCAACTTCATGCGCCACACCATGGCGTACCGCGAGGTCGGCGACGACGGCACCGAGTCCATCCGTCTCGACTACAAGCCGGTCGTCCAGACCCGCTACCAGCCGATGGAGCGTAAGTACTGA
- a CDS encoding Imm32 family immunity protein, with product MIQFQSQLVVRCSAEPGEVEVSGSVDSLEEWANALTGDDVEISTSPGDDPSPYSRCLTGIRVRSTAPGLVKMSVDADRQALTFTGSGESMKVLAENILGLCREGVPGEHLHIEYFPDHFYLAESRISLVVERAD from the coding sequence GTGATTCAGTTTCAGTCGCAGCTCGTCGTCCGTTGTTCCGCGGAACCCGGTGAAGTGGAGGTCTCCGGGAGCGTGGACTCCCTGGAGGAATGGGCGAACGCCCTGACCGGGGACGACGTGGAGATCAGCACCAGCCCGGGGGATGATCCTTCCCCGTACTCCCGCTGTCTCACGGGGATTCGGGTGCGGTCGACCGCACCCGGGCTGGTGAAGATGTCCGTCGACGCGGACCGGCAGGCCCTGACCTTCACGGGTTCCGGGGAATCCATGAAGGTCCTGGCGGAGAACATCCTGGGCCTGTGCCGGGAAGGCGTGCCGGGGGAACATCTGCACATCGAGTACTTCCCCGACCACTTCTACCTTGCGGAATCGAGGATCTCCCTCGTCGTGGAACGCGCCGACTGA
- a CDS encoding ATP-binding protein, with product MTELALNAHFAASPLDTDWEYALRIPHSPLGPGIVRAHVRAVLTRYRADPTVLDNAQLVASELVTNSLVHTRDSVAVRLLRADGRLRLSVWDSSPCLPRERPGPGLDAESGRGLLLSRACADEWGHCLVVNGRRSGGGEEVWAEWRFLGV from the coding sequence ATGACCGAACTCGCCCTGAACGCCCACTTCGCAGCCTCCCCGCTCGACACCGACTGGGAGTACGCCCTCCGAATCCCCCACTCGCCTCTCGGTCCCGGCATCGTCCGCGCCCATGTGCGAGCCGTACTCACCCGCTACCGGGCCGATCCCACCGTCCTCGACAATGCCCAACTCGTCGCCTCCGAGCTGGTCACGAACTCCCTTGTTCATACGAGGGATTCGGTCGCTGTACGGCTTCTACGCGCCGATGGGCGGCTGCGGCTGAGCGTGTGGGACAGCAGCCCGTGTCTGCCGCGCGAAAGGCCGGGGCCAGGGCTCGACGCCGAAAGCGGGCGGGGGCTGTTGCTGTCGAGGGCGTGCGCCGACGAGTGGGGGCATTGCCTCGTCGTCAACGGGCGCCGTAGCGGCGGTGGCGAGGAGGTGTGGGCGGAGTGGCGTTTCCTGGGCGTATAG
- a CDS encoding succinate dehydrogenase iron-sulfur subunit, protein MATPVLDKVEAESAASPYITVTFRVRRFNPEVAAEASWQDFVLEIDPKERVLDGLHKIKWDEDGTLTFRRSCAHGICGSDAMRINGKNRLACKTLIKDINPEKPITVEPIKGLTVLKDLVVDMEPFFQAYRDVMPFLITKDTNEPTRERFQTAEDRERFDDTTKCILCAACTSSCPVFWNDGQYFGPAAIVNAHRFIFDSRDEAGEQRLEILNDRDGVWRCRTTFNCTDACPRGIEVTKAIQEVKRALITRRF, encoded by the coding sequence ATGGCTACCCCTGTTCTGGACAAGGTCGAGGCGGAGTCCGCGGCCTCTCCGTACATCACGGTCACGTTCCGCGTGCGCCGCTTCAACCCCGAGGTCGCGGCCGAGGCGAGCTGGCAGGACTTCGTCCTGGAGATCGACCCCAAGGAGCGTGTCCTCGACGGTCTGCACAAGATCAAGTGGGACGAGGACGGCACCCTCACCTTCCGCCGTTCCTGCGCCCACGGCATCTGCGGTTCGGACGCCATGCGGATCAACGGCAAGAACCGTCTGGCCTGCAAGACGCTGATCAAGGACATCAACCCCGAGAAGCCGATCACGGTCGAGCCCATCAAGGGCCTCACGGTCCTCAAGGACCTCGTCGTGGACATGGAGCCGTTCTTCCAGGCGTACCGGGACGTGATGCCCTTCCTGATCACGAAGGACACCAACGAGCCGACGCGCGAGCGCTTCCAGACCGCCGAGGACCGCGAGCGCTTCGACGACACCACCAAGTGCATCCTCTGCGCCGCGTGCACGTCCTCGTGCCCGGTGTTCTGGAACGACGGCCAGTACTTCGGTCCGGCCGCGATCGTCAACGCCCACCGCTTCATCTTCGACTCGCGTGACGAGGCCGGTGAGCAGCGGCTGGAGATCCTCAACGACCGTGACGGCGTGTGGCGTTGCCGTACGACGTTCAACTGCACGGACGCCTGCCCGCGCGGTATCGAGGTCACGAAGGCGATCCAGGAGGTGAAGCGGGCGCTCATCACGCGCCGCTTCTGA
- a CDS encoding DUF397 domain-containing protein has translation MPEPHWQKSSFSSEASNCIELAPAPDGTIHLRESDDPTVTLNFQPRELTALLHATRRGISPHLKRPLASSC, from the coding sequence ATGCCTGAACCCCATTGGCAGAAGTCTTCGTTCAGCAGCGAGGCCAGCAACTGCATAGAGCTGGCCCCCGCCCCTGACGGAACGATCCACCTCCGCGAGTCCGACGACCCGACGGTCACTCTGAACTTCCAGCCCCGGGAACTCACCGCCCTGCTCCATGCGACGCGGCGAGGCATATCCCCACACCTCAAACGACCACTTGCGTCGAGCTGTTGA
- a CDS encoding IS481 family transposase, giving the protein MSVVEQRYRAVLAVLAGATVTEIAASLGVSRQTVSGWKSRYAASGLAGLADRSRRPASCPHQASAEVETAVCELRRKHPRWGPRRIAHALERSGAVSPLPSRMTVYRILVRHGLVEPGVRRRKRSDYKRWQRDRPMQLWQMDIVGGVMLVNTVTGELTEAKVVTGVDDHSRFCVIASVVERATGRAVCAAFAGALRRFGVPEEVLTDNGKQFTDRFGQGGEVLFDRICRENGIAHRLTQPASPTTTGKVERFHQTLRRELLDDCGAFESIEAAQAALDRWVQEYNSMRPHQALDMQSPGDRFTPVPEEERDMLGLKIPGVLALVPQQRTPPADPDPAPAPAPAEASAVPAALPEVVPAAAVEPGGPVEFDRVVPASGNLQVAGKQFWLGPARSGLTVTFWADTSVIHLLIAGTRIKSVRSHLSVADLGRLAVRGGRAAGPAPLPAGEGMAFEVDRVVNNSGLVGLAGRQVLAAEILGGRQVGIRLDDETLSFFDPSSRELLRVRPNPLTGEEVRRLRGLRPAGPPPRPGIEPVRVQRRISAVGTIMVCRQSVSLGRPYAGQTVTVHVSETTITVELDGQVRVIRRTTDIPVRHVKANKPYKVSDVV; this is encoded by the coding sequence TTGTCGGTTGTCGAGCAGAGATACCGGGCTGTGCTCGCGGTGCTGGCGGGCGCGACGGTGACGGAGATCGCCGCGTCGCTGGGGGTGTCGCGGCAGACGGTGAGCGGGTGGAAGTCGAGGTATGCCGCCTCGGGCCTGGCGGGGCTGGCGGACCGGTCACGCAGGCCGGCCTCGTGTCCGCATCAGGCCTCCGCCGAGGTGGAGACGGCCGTGTGCGAGCTGCGGCGCAAGCACCCTCGCTGGGGTCCGCGGCGGATCGCTCATGCGCTGGAGCGGTCCGGGGCGGTGAGCCCGCTGCCGTCACGGATGACTGTGTATCGGATCCTGGTCCGTCACGGTCTGGTGGAGCCGGGGGTGCGGCGGCGGAAGCGGTCGGATTACAAGCGCTGGCAGCGGGACCGGCCGATGCAGTTGTGGCAGATGGACATCGTCGGCGGCGTGATGCTGGTCAACACGGTGACCGGTGAGCTGACCGAGGCCAAAGTCGTGACCGGGGTGGACGATCATTCCCGGTTCTGCGTGATCGCGTCGGTGGTGGAGCGGGCGACCGGTCGGGCGGTCTGTGCGGCGTTCGCGGGGGCCCTGCGGAGGTTCGGGGTGCCGGAAGAGGTGCTGACCGACAACGGCAAGCAGTTCACCGACCGGTTCGGGCAGGGCGGTGAGGTGCTGTTCGACCGGATCTGCCGGGAGAACGGGATCGCGCATCGGCTGACGCAGCCGGCGTCGCCGACCACGACGGGCAAGGTCGAGCGGTTCCATCAGACGCTGCGGCGTGAACTCCTCGACGACTGCGGCGCGTTTGAGAGCATCGAAGCGGCCCAGGCGGCACTGGATCGTTGGGTGCAGGAATACAACTCGATGCGTCCGCATCAGGCCTTGGACATGCAGTCTCCGGGAGACCGGTTCACCCCGGTGCCCGAGGAGGAGCGGGACATGCTGGGGCTGAAGATTCCCGGAGTGCTGGCGCTGGTGCCGCAGCAGCGGACACCTCCAGCGGACCCGGACCCGGCTCCGGCTCCGGCTCCGGCTGAAGCCTCGGCTGTGCCCGCCGCCCTGCCTGAGGTGGTCCCGGCCGCGGCGGTGGAGCCCGGTGGGCCGGTGGAGTTCGATCGGGTGGTGCCTGCGAGTGGGAATCTGCAGGTGGCGGGCAAGCAGTTTTGGCTGGGTCCGGCCCGTTCGGGGCTGACGGTGACGTTCTGGGCGGACACGTCGGTGATCCATCTGCTGATCGCTGGGACGCGGATCAAGAGCGTGCGGTCGCACCTGTCGGTGGCTGACCTGGGACGGCTGGCTGTCCGGGGCGGCCGTGCGGCCGGACCGGCCCCGCTGCCTGCCGGTGAGGGGATGGCGTTCGAGGTGGACCGGGTCGTGAACAACAGCGGCCTGGTGGGCCTGGCCGGGCGCCAGGTGCTGGCCGCGGAGATCCTCGGCGGCCGCCAGGTGGGCATCCGCCTCGACGACGAGACGCTGTCGTTCTTCGACCCATCCTCGCGAGAACTCCTGCGGGTGCGGCCCAACCCGCTGACCGGAGAGGAAGTGCGTCGGCTGCGGGGCCTGCGTCCGGCCGGACCGCCACCGCGGCCGGGCATCGAGCCGGTGCGGGTGCAGCGGCGGATCAGTGCTGTGGGCACGATCATGGTCTGCCGCCAGAGCGTCTCCCTCGGCCGCCCGTACGCAGGCCAGACGGTGACCGTGCACGTGTCTGAGACGACGATCACCGTCGAGCTGGACGGGCAGGTCCGGGTCATCCGGCGCACGACCGACATTCCCGTCCGCCACGTCAAGGCGAACAAGCCCTACAAGGTTTCCGATGTTGTCTAG